A stretch of Candidatus Vicinibacter affinis DNA encodes these proteins:
- a CDS encoding HlyD family efflux transporter periplasmic adaptor subunit has product MKFNLIYIFWVLAMIGLYFIKQHITSQSLVSFFGSTESESVIIQSELDGQISSILIRPGSYVQKGDTLFVLKAVELNKKLKEQLLQIDQLKSVDRFDRVLLEQEERITTVQYDSKLTELKTELKELEGKQSFQDKLKESLLGAGHQQAGDLQIQIEGLRKQIEKIELEKSEKLNILGRELSKKFGLNQGLVQQHQSELDYLNEKTGLLFVRASLSGFVEDFKLQAGDFISSKSNLVTITPKKPLKVRGFIPESSELEFEPGSTVRLVSSLRPTVTDSGRIIYCNPRIVELPTRLRKNPEIKAWGREIYIDLSVENPFFIGEKIRIELNPQ; this is encoded by the coding sequence ATGAAATTTAATCTCATTTATATTTTTTGGGTGTTGGCGATGATTGGTTTGTATTTTATCAAACAACACATCACAAGTCAAAGTTTGGTAAGTTTTTTTGGCAGCACGGAATCAGAATCTGTGATCATCCAATCTGAACTCGATGGACAAATCAGCAGCATACTCATCAGACCGGGAAGTTATGTGCAAAAGGGTGATACACTTTTTGTCCTGAAAGCAGTAGAACTCAATAAGAAACTGAAAGAACAATTGTTGCAAATAGACCAATTGAAAAGCGTCGATCGTTTTGATCGTGTATTGCTGGAGCAGGAAGAGCGCATTACAACGGTTCAGTATGACAGCAAACTGACTGAATTAAAAACCGAATTGAAAGAACTGGAAGGCAAACAAAGTTTTCAGGATAAACTAAAAGAAAGTTTGCTGGGGGCAGGACATCAGCAGGCAGGAGACCTTCAAATCCAAATCGAGGGACTTAGAAAACAAATTGAAAAAATTGAGTTGGAAAAATCTGAGAAGTTAAATATTCTGGGAAGAGAATTGTCAAAAAAATTCGGACTCAATCAGGGACTGGTACAACAACATCAATCCGAACTGGATTATCTGAATGAGAAAACCGGATTGCTTTTTGTTCGTGCCTCGTTGAGTGGTTTTGTGGAAGATTTTAAATTACAAGCAGGTGATTTTATTTCTTCCAAATCCAATTTAGTAACCATCACACCGAAAAAACCACTGAAAGTAAGAGGCTTTATTCCGGAAAGTTCAGAACTGGAATTTGAACCCGGAAGCACGGTGAGACTGGTGTCTTCCTTGCGACCGACCGTAACTGACAGCGGAAGAATTATTTACTGCAATCCTCGTATAGTGGAGCTTCCTACCAGACTTAGAAAAAATCCCGAAATCAAAGCCTGGGGTCGTGAAATATACATAGACCTTTCCGTAGAAAATCCTTTTTTCATTGGGGAGAAAATCAGAATTGAGTTAAATCCTCAGTAA
- a CDS encoding outer membrane beta-barrel protein, with protein sequence MKYLILFLCSAWTLLTHAQTGPSVNGRITDDQGLALPGANVSIVRITDSVVMRSMQTEPDGKFTLPLRRSGSILLKFSYVGYEEKLLKMEVLETALNLGDIVLRSESRTLKEIEIKARAVNVENKGDTTEFNARSYKTNPDANAEDLVTKLPGVVVTDGKVQAQGEDVKQVMVDGRPFFGEDANAALRNMPAEVIDRIQIFDRRTDQSLFTGFDDGNGSKTINITTKPEFRNGTFGRAWAGYGTDDRWKTGASVNFFKDKRRITLLGNLNNINEQNFSSEDLAGVLSGSQSGNRGGGPGRGGPGGGGRGPGGRGPGGSGDQFLVDQRTGIVTTKAFGLNYSDKWGNAEVSGSYFFNNSNNIAENNLIRIFTSPDNLGLIYSELNNSRLDNTNHRANFRAEWKIDSANALIFTPRMSLQNTKTLQSVFSSNDLNLSLLNTNNFNNNLQTEYYNFSLPVLYRHNFKMPRRTVSAQFNPSWNNGLNNNLLFSVLEDQIFMSTDTLDQLQDTERKGSNLNSNLSYTEPIGERSMMMLSYTHVLNNNESDQKTFLSTGQNEIYTLVDTSLSNVFNADYQSHNVNLSYRYQYKAINFNVGTAYQFAELKNAQFFPAEFNLNRRFQNILPDASMQWKFSSSKNLRFNYRTSTNQPSIQQLQEVASIANSLSVSSGNPELLQDFRHNIFMRYQQSDYMKGNNLFALLSVSFADHYIANEYIIPSADTLILGDVLLSRGGQWVRPVNLDGYLSLRSFATYGFPITAVKCNLNLNGGISYVISPSKVNETINENKNLSSNLGFVLSSNISKTLDFTLSASVLLNDFKNSTSPDQNTTNYTQNTGFKIQWQIWKGLVIQTDLNSQINSGLSDDLNQNFVLWNAALAYKFLPKQAGDLRLSVFDLLNQNISLVRNVREAYYEDVKTNVLQQYVMLSFTYNLKRFTENKAMSGGQRRPGQ encoded by the coding sequence TTGAAGTATTTAATTCTTTTCTTGTGCAGCGCGTGGACCCTGTTGACCCATGCCCAAACCGGACCATCAGTCAACGGTCGGATCACGGACGACCAGGGTCTGGCATTGCCTGGCGCAAATGTTTCCATTGTGCGTATTACAGATAGTGTGGTGATGAGAAGTATGCAGACAGAACCGGATGGTAAATTCACCCTGCCATTGCGTCGATCAGGTAGCATCCTCTTAAAATTCAGCTACGTAGGCTATGAGGAAAAGTTACTAAAAATGGAAGTTTTAGAAACAGCTTTAAATCTTGGCGACATTGTCCTGAGAAGTGAAAGCAGGACTCTTAAGGAAATTGAAATTAAAGCCCGCGCGGTAAACGTAGAAAATAAAGGAGACACTACGGAATTCAATGCAAGGTCCTATAAGACCAATCCGGATGCCAATGCAGAAGATTTGGTAACCAAATTGCCTGGAGTGGTAGTGACCGATGGAAAAGTACAGGCACAGGGTGAAGATGTCAAACAAGTAATGGTGGATGGCAGGCCGTTTTTCGGAGAAGATGCCAATGCCGCCTTGCGGAACATGCCCGCTGAGGTAATTGACCGCATTCAGATTTTTGACAGACGGACCGATCAGAGTTTATTTACCGGATTTGATGACGGCAACGGATCCAAAACCATCAACATCACTACAAAACCTGAATTTAGGAACGGCACTTTCGGCCGGGCATGGGCCGGTTATGGAACGGACGACAGATGGAAAACCGGTGCTTCCGTCAATTTTTTTAAGGACAAAAGAAGGATTACCCTGCTGGGTAATCTCAACAACATCAACGAGCAGAATTTTTCATCTGAAGATCTTGCAGGTGTGCTGAGTGGCAGTCAGAGCGGCAATCGAGGCGGTGGACCAGGAAGAGGTGGACCTGGAGGAGGAGGCCGTGGCCCGGGTGGACGAGGTCCCGGCGGATCGGGTGATCAGTTTCTGGTGGACCAAAGAACCGGAATAGTAACCACGAAGGCGTTTGGTCTGAACTATTCTGATAAGTGGGGAAATGCTGAAGTCAGTGGTTCCTATTTTTTCAACAACAGCAACAATATTGCAGAAAACAACCTGATTCGCATTTTTACCAGTCCTGACAATCTAGGTCTCATCTACAGCGAATTAAATAACAGCAGGCTTGACAACACCAACCACCGCGCAAATTTCAGGGCAGAATGGAAAATTGACAGCGCCAATGCATTGATATTTACGCCGAGAATGAGCTTGCAAAATACCAAGACGTTGCAATCTGTTTTTTCTTCCAATGACCTGAATCTGTCACTACTGAACACCAACAACTTCAACAATAATCTGCAGACTGAATACTATAATTTTTCGCTACCGGTTTTGTACAGACATAATTTTAAAATGCCCAGGAGAACAGTCTCTGCACAGTTCAATCCTTCCTGGAATAATGGACTCAACAACAATCTTCTTTTTTCTGTATTGGAGGATCAGATATTTATGTCCACGGATACCCTTGATCAATTGCAAGATACAGAGCGCAAGGGTTCCAACCTGAACAGCAACCTCAGTTACACCGAACCCATAGGAGAAAGAAGCATGATGATGTTAAGTTATACCCATGTGCTCAATAACAATGAATCCGATCAAAAGACTTTTCTTTCCACAGGACAAAATGAAATTTACACCTTGGTGGATACTTCTTTATCCAATGTTTTTAATGCAGATTATCAAAGTCACAATGTAAATCTGAGTTATCGTTATCAGTACAAGGCTATTAATTTTAATGTAGGAACTGCGTATCAATTTGCAGAATTGAAGAATGCACAATTTTTTCCGGCAGAGTTCAATTTAAATCGTCGGTTTCAAAATATCTTACCGGACGCTTCCATGCAATGGAAATTTTCAAGTAGCAAGAATTTAAGATTTAATTATCGCACATCCACCAACCAACCTTCCATACAGCAATTGCAGGAAGTGGCTTCCATTGCCAACAGTCTTTCTGTGAGCAGTGGGAATCCTGAGTTGTTGCAGGATTTTCGTCACAATATTTTTATGCGCTATCAGCAGTCAGATTACATGAAAGGAAATAATTTATTTGCTCTGTTGTCTGTCAGTTTCGCGGATCATTACATTGCAAATGAATATATTATTCCTTCTGCGGACACCTTAATTCTAGGGGATGTGTTGTTAAGTCGGGGCGGGCAATGGGTGCGTCCGGTGAATCTGGATGGCTATCTTTCTTTGCGATCATTTGCAACCTATGGTTTTCCGATTACCGCTGTAAAATGTAATTTAAATTTGAATGGAGGTATCAGTTATGTCATCAGTCCTTCCAAAGTAAATGAAACCATCAACGAAAATAAAAATCTGAGCTCCAACCTTGGATTTGTTTTATCCAGTAACATCAGCAAAACCCTTGACTTTACCCTTTCTGCATCCGTCCTGTTAAACGACTTTAAGAATTCTACATCCCCTGATCAAAATACCACCAACTATACGCAAAATACCGGATTCAAAATTCAATGGCAGATATGGAAGGGTTTGGTTATTCAGACGGATTTGAATTCACAAATCAACAGTGGACTGTCTGATGATCTGAATCAGAATTTTGTCTTATGGAATGCAGCACTTGCATACAAGTTTCTACCCAAGCAGGCGGGAGATCTCAGGTTGAGTGTGTTTGATCTGCTGAATCAAAATATAAGTTTGGTCCGTAATGTAAGAGAGGCTTATTACGAAGATGTGAAGACCAATGTATTGCAGCAGTATGTGATGTTGAGTTTTACTTATAATTTGAAAAGATTCACAGAGAACAAGGCAATGTCAGGAGGCCAGAGAAGGCCGGGACAGTAG
- a CDS encoding DinB family protein has product MLYTDLKELPKYFDRYIKLVPEDMHLMDALHKYGPEYYRADLNILNEIGDRVYAADKWSIKDILQHLIDAERVFTYRAMCFSRAEKIQLPSFDEDGYAKEARATHRHLEDLFDEMHLLRQSTIALFASFDTHHLQSSGQTVSASISVPAIGFTLAGHFIHHKNVLVERYYPIINKI; this is encoded by the coding sequence ATGCTTTACACTGACTTAAAAGAATTGCCTAAATATTTTGATCGCTACATAAAATTGGTGCCGGAGGACATGCATCTGATGGATGCATTGCATAAATATGGTCCGGAATATTACCGAGCAGATCTAAATATCCTAAATGAAATTGGAGACAGAGTATATGCTGCCGACAAGTGGTCCATCAAAGACATTCTTCAACATTTAATTGATGCGGAAAGGGTCTTTACTTATCGTGCAATGTGTTTCAGCAGAGCTGAGAAAATTCAGCTTCCCAGCTTTGATGAAGATGGCTATGCTAAGGAAGCCAGAGCCACACATCGGCATCTGGAGGATTTATTTGACGAAATGCATTTGTTGCGTCAATCTACCATTGCACTTTTTGCATCATTTGACACGCATCATTTACAAAGCAGTGGACAAACCGTTAGTGCAAGCATCTCTGTTCCTGCCATTGGCTTTACCTTGGCAGGACATTTCATTCATCATAAAAATGTATTGGTGGAGCGTTATTACCCGATCATAAATAAAATTTAA
- a CDS encoding T9SS type A sorting domain-containing protein, translated as MKTYHVVQNNHKAKTGGVKLNILISLVILNFQIIFFMFGNTVRLSAQDTLICDNGGFEDGFDYYFGEVTSFQTGSDNCTPSFGGQPSTWVSSSLPGFHRFSIVSSGTDSLVGIPMTKFGNKALRLNHPYGHNDDCTTDFDVNKIVKRFKVTQTNREFTIWFAIVFENPGVSHQNSQPYFNIHCDLASGGDLCFDANLLSCEQNFSDNCPFDPIDVLNWSCHRISIPEDKIGSIATLEISSSDCGQGCHFGYAYIDGICEECTGSALGSATLYNQPMNNLGQGIDNFSCNGDTLTICGDYTLPYVCGNWILDSFKVFGISTYSYSLDTSTKTFCIDIPSTSLNGNCKDVFVELSFKSVTNYILKATSNKINVCPENYAKYNITVTTGICQNNGTTNQLSDDYYYVKVILANFTNTNWTMERELNDPYPNETGKYIIKTGSGNGTINLGPLLIQEGSWILRINAGYCTYEYNILPPDFCGECSQFNGTKISNITCHDNGTSISSDDKWSFDVFVPGNSGSYTITGYGNYSFGSTHTINVAGNIGQSCIDLLFTYGNQGCDANFVICPPRPCSGSTECLLETFVTEVSCNQASTNYSVKILAQGGSGQLCYQARSHATQNIIAQGNFPSSGILGAFTEDVEIKLFVCNNSDCYELSYIPFPDCNNLEFRTAKQSIKLKDKSELIVVPNPIISDQIVILSDLLHTELEVFNCAGILLTKFSFKSNQYHFDFNYTSGVYFIRYKNSKGSYSYLKFIKK; from the coding sequence ATGAAAACGTATCATGTAGTTCAGAATAATCATAAAGCAAAAACTGGGGGTGTCAAATTAAATATCCTTATATCGTTGGTAATTCTTAATTTCCAAATAATATTTTTTATGTTCGGCAATACTGTAAGGCTTAGTGCCCAAGATACCCTCATCTGTGACAATGGTGGGTTTGAAGATGGGTTTGATTATTATTTTGGAGAAGTAACCAGTTTTCAAACTGGAAGCGACAATTGTACACCTTCTTTTGGGGGTCAACCCTCAACTTGGGTTTCTTCTAGTTTACCCGGTTTCCACAGGTTTAGTATTGTATCCAGCGGAACCGATTCATTGGTCGGTATTCCAATGACAAAATTTGGAAACAAAGCACTCAGGTTAAATCATCCCTATGGTCATAATGACGATTGCACTACAGATTTTGATGTGAATAAAATCGTTAAAAGATTTAAAGTTACACAGACCAATAGGGAATTTACTATTTGGTTTGCTATTGTTTTTGAAAATCCTGGTGTCTCTCATCAAAATTCACAACCCTATTTCAACATTCATTGTGATTTAGCTTCCGGCGGTGATTTGTGTTTTGATGCTAATTTACTTTCTTGCGAACAGAACTTTAGTGATAATTGTCCTTTTGATCCCATTGATGTTTTAAACTGGTCGTGTCATAGAATTTCGATTCCAGAAGATAAAATTGGAAGCATTGCAACCCTTGAAATCTCTTCTTCAGATTGCGGTCAGGGTTGTCATTTCGGATATGCTTACATTGATGGCATTTGCGAAGAATGCACCGGAAGCGCTCTGGGTTCAGCAACTCTCTACAATCAACCAATGAATAACCTTGGACAAGGCATTGATAATTTCAGTTGCAATGGCGATACTTTAACTATTTGTGGTGATTACACTTTACCTTATGTTTGTGGAAACTGGATTTTGGATAGCTTTAAGGTTTTTGGAATTTCTACTTACTCTTATTCTTTAGATACTTCCACAAAGACCTTCTGTATTGATATTCCTTCCACTAGTCTCAATGGAAATTGTAAAGACGTTTTTGTAGAATTAAGCTTTAAGTCCGTAACTAATTATATATTAAAAGCAACCAGCAATAAAATTAATGTTTGTCCAGAAAATTATGCTAAGTATAATATAACGGTAACAACAGGTATATGCCAAAACAATGGAACAACTAATCAACTTTCTGATGATTATTATTATGTAAAAGTTATCCTTGCAAATTTTACAAATACTAACTGGACCATGGAACGAGAGTTAAATGATCCCTATCCAAATGAGACTGGTAAGTATATTATAAAAACAGGATCCGGAAATGGGACAATTAATTTAGGACCTTTACTCATACAAGAAGGCAGTTGGATTCTAAGAATAAATGCCGGCTATTGCACTTATGAATATAATATTCTTCCGCCAGATTTTTGTGGAGAATGTTCTCAATTTAATGGCACCAAAATCAGTAATATAACTTGTCATGACAATGGCACATCAATCAGTTCAGATGATAAATGGTCATTTGATGTCTTTGTTCCAGGAAATTCTGGATCCTATACCATAACTGGATATGGCAATTATTCATTTGGCTCAACTCATACAATTAATGTAGCCGGAAATATTGGTCAAAGTTGCATAGATTTACTATTTACATATGGAAATCAAGGTTGTGATGCAAACTTTGTGATTTGTCCGCCTAGACCATGTTCAGGTAGTACTGAATGTCTCCTAGAAACTTTTGTAACAGAGGTATCGTGTAATCAAGCAAGTACTAATTATTCTGTCAAAATATTAGCACAAGGTGGCTCCGGGCAACTTTGTTATCAAGCAAGGAGTCATGCTACACAAAATATAATTGCACAAGGAAATTTTCCTTCATCAGGAATTCTTGGAGCATTCACAGAAGATGTGGAAATCAAGTTGTTTGTTTGCAATAATTCAGATTGCTATGAATTGAGCTATATTCCTTTTCCGGATTGCAACAATTTAGAATTTCGTACTGCAAAGCAAAGCATAAAATTGAAAGACAAATCAGAATTAATTGTAGTTCCCAATCCAATAATTTCAGACCAAATTGTAATATTATCCGATTTATTACACACTGAGTTGGAAGTATTTAATTGTGCCGGAATACTTTTAACCAAGTTTAGTTTTAAGTCTAATCAATATCATTTTGATTTTAATTATACATCAGGGGTGTACTTTATTCGCTATAAAAATTCCAAAGGAAGTTATTCTTATCTAAAATTTATTAAAAAGTAG
- a CDS encoding gliding motility-associated C-terminal domain-containing protein, which translates to MDTITSTQTPIIADVDGDCIPEIIVTGKNDRNIIIIDSKTGIKKKEIVTPFISSTFCPFVIADVNNDSNVEIFFVAQANSPNSNNIYGKIFCYSSNGDSLWMSNARTDLYSHTREKFVGLLGLADFNQDGIPEIYTNNKIFNAQTGVLLADGGVNGIGFDFSNVGVGFIPKTISVAAQLDSDINDLELAAGYSIYKVIITNINGINGNSMTPINIVVNGEYKDGFTSIADINSDGILDVVVSSPGFSGQAVLYAYCIINNTPILLSQTRPTSIGYIRMGPATISKLNKNSNPSIIIAIEYRLQAYIYNGINTFKSLWMINTQDTGAHNGLTLFDFNNDGIEEILYRDETDLLVIDGSKPVPSLISKIPCLAATLGENPVVADLDNSGHSQICIPCGFISDDYYGRITIFGPPDSLPGWAPARGIWNQYAYNPLQINDDLTVPRVQKNQATYMNGKYNNFMQQESYVDSNGFVKKPAASLTGKIQCINYDPITKIYTITFDLFNRKDASAAADSNLAISFFNGDPTGAGTLIGHYYTLRSIYPGDSLLNLEFKFSAGNLSDLFMVINSVRNTPGTFGDEDFLQAECDYTDNIFRTIDLPKIDSIHAMICKGSSYMFLDTSIVDAGKYYRKLSSVKGCDSLITILDLTTADTIYINQSIQTCDVYFWNHQTLTQTGIYRFDTINQFGCDSIVNLDLTIHPSNATNIRHTACDAYSWNGQTYDTGGIYSYRTKNSFGCDSTVTLELTLQYSDSNRVQIETCNSFVWNGRTYTQSGMYTLDTVNQFGCDSVVQLNLSINSQINKTIVQTSCDAYQWNGRNYSQSGIYTDTTQSSKGCDSITTLQLTINKSNSSNTVHTTCDRYVWNGNTYTQSGTYTFQTQNAKGCDSTATLQLTISNSSQSVSNRTSCDEYSWNNVNYTQSGTYQYNTINSSGCDSTAVLNLVIHKSDSLLQKQTACETFLWNNVTYTQSGKYIFQTINQYGCDSIITLDLNIVSSTKKDTSITICDSIMFLGKTLASTGNYSFPLTNAAGCDSVVNLNLKINSNYYKQNVTRCDGYVWDLNGKKFDTSGMYSEKYTNSSGCDSIYHLELTIHPKYEFTQQAEACKQYRWPLNNQLLTESGLYTIPLKTHQGCDSILSLDLKINEDFEKRDTVITDTTYTWPVNAQTYDKSGTYQESFRSTVGCDSLHYLYLLIKKNYGIYYPNVIHPGGVNNGFTLFDDGSTIAQITKLSIYDRWGSQVWQQENFAANDPSQGWDGSFKGKAVIPGVYVWHAQLTLQDGSVISWQGEVTVVR; encoded by the coding sequence TTGGATACGATAACTTCCACCCAGACTCCAATTATTGCAGATGTAGATGGTGATTGCATTCCAGAAATAATAGTCACTGGAAAAAATGATAGAAATATTATAATTATTGATTCAAAGACTGGAATAAAGAAGAAGGAGATTGTTACACCATTTATTTCTTCAACTTTTTGTCCCTTTGTTATTGCAGATGTAAATAATGACAGTAATGTTGAAATTTTTTTCGTGGCCCAAGCCAACTCTCCTAATTCTAACAATATCTATGGTAAGATATTTTGTTATTCTTCAAATGGAGACTCCTTATGGATGTCCAACGCAAGAACGGATCTATATTCACATACAAGAGAAAAATTTGTTGGATTATTAGGTTTGGCTGATTTCAATCAGGATGGAATCCCAGAAATTTACACTAATAATAAGATTTTTAATGCTCAGACCGGAGTCTTATTAGCAGATGGCGGGGTAAATGGTATTGGGTTTGATTTTTCCAATGTAGGCGTTGGTTTTATTCCAAAAACCATTAGTGTTGCAGCTCAATTGGACTCAGATATCAATGACTTAGAACTTGCTGCAGGTTATTCGATTTACAAGGTTATTATTACCAATATAAATGGCATCAATGGAAATTCGATGACTCCAATTAATATTGTCGTAAATGGAGAATATAAAGATGGTTTTACATCAATTGCTGATATAAATAGTGACGGTATTTTAGATGTTGTGGTTTCCAGTCCTGGTTTTAGTGGTCAAGCTGTACTTTATGCCTATTGTATTATAAATAATACACCTATTCTTTTATCTCAAACAAGACCAACTTCAATTGGTTATATCAGAATGGGTCCGGCAACAATTAGCAAATTAAATAAAAATAGCAATCCGTCTATCATTATTGCAATTGAGTACAGATTGCAAGCTTATATATACAATGGTATCAACACTTTTAAGTCACTATGGATGATTAACACTCAAGACACTGGCGCACACAATGGATTGACTTTGTTCGATTTCAATAATGATGGGATTGAAGAGATTCTCTATCGTGATGAAACGGATTTGCTTGTCATCGATGGTTCAAAACCAGTTCCTAGTTTAATTTCAAAGATTCCTTGTCTGGCAGCCACTTTAGGAGAGAACCCTGTTGTTGCTGATTTAGACAATTCAGGTCACTCTCAAATTTGTATTCCTTGTGGATTCATCTCTGATGATTATTATGGTCGCATTACCATCTTCGGTCCTCCCGACTCTCTCCCAGGATGGGCGCCTGCCAGAGGCATCTGGAATCAATACGCTTACAATCCCCTCCAGATCAACGACGACCTTACTGTGCCACGCGTACAGAAGAATCAGGCAACTTACATGAATGGTAAGTACAACAACTTCATGCAACAAGAATCTTATGTGGATTCTAATGGCTTTGTTAAAAAACCTGCCGCAAGTCTTACCGGAAAGATCCAATGCATAAACTATGATCCCATCACAAAAATTTACACCATTACTTTTGATTTATTCAATCGCAAGGATGCTTCTGCTGCGGCAGATTCCAATCTGGCGATTTCTTTTTTTAATGGTGATCCTACCGGTGCCGGAACCTTGATCGGCCATTATTATACGCTGAGATCCATTTATCCGGGAGACAGTTTGCTGAATCTGGAATTTAAATTTTCTGCCGGCAATCTTTCAGATCTGTTTATGGTGATCAACTCGGTACGCAATACCCCGGGCACTTTTGGAGATGAAGATTTTCTACAGGCAGAATGTGATTACACGGACAATATTTTCCGTACAATTGATCTTCCGAAGATTGACAGTATTCATGCAATGATTTGCAAGGGATCCTCTTACATGTTTTTGGATACCAGCATCGTGGATGCAGGTAAGTATTATCGCAAGCTAAGTTCTGTAAAAGGATGTGATAGTTTAATTACGATATTGGATCTGACGACAGCTGATACCATTTACATCAATCAATCCATTCAAACTTGCGATGTATACTTCTGGAACCATCAGACCTTGACACAGACGGGCATTTATCGCTTTGATACCATTAATCAATTTGGTTGCGACAGCATCGTTAACCTGGATCTAACGATCCACCCATCCAATGCAACAAACATCAGACACACTGCTTGCGATGCATACAGCTGGAATGGACAAACCTACGATACCGGTGGAATCTATTCGTACAGAACAAAAAATAGTTTCGGCTGCGACAGCACCGTAACGCTGGAACTCACTCTTCAATATTCCGATTCAAACCGTGTGCAAATCGAAACCTGTAATTCATTTGTTTGGAATGGAAGAACCTATACCCAGAGTGGTATGTACACACTGGACACCGTCAATCAATTCGGATGTGACAGTGTGGTGCAATTAAATCTTAGCATAAATTCTCAGATCAATAAAACCATTGTTCAAACTTCTTGTGATGCTTATCAATGGAACGGGCGCAATTACAGTCAATCAGGAATTTATACGGATACGACACAAAGTTCCAAAGGATGCGACAGCATCACTACCCTGCAACTAACCATCAATAAATCCAACAGTTCAAATACGGTGCACACAACTTGCGACCGCTATGTATGGAATGGAAATACTTATACACAAAGTGGTACATATACTTTTCAAACACAGAATGCAAAGGGTTGTGACAGCACTGCTACTTTGCAACTGACTATTTCAAATTCAAGTCAATCGGTAAGCAATCGTACAAGTTGCGATGAATACAGCTGGAACAATGTAAATTATACACAAAGTGGAACGTATCAATACAACACAATTAATTCATCAGGCTGTGACAGCACGGCAGTTTTAAATTTGGTCATACATAAGTCGGATAGTTTGCTGCAAAAACAAACAGCCTGCGAGACTTTTCTCTGGAATAATGTCACGTACACACAATCAGGAAAATATATTTTTCAGACAATCAATCAATATGGCTGCGACAGCATCATTACTTTGGATTTAAACATTGTTTCATCTACTAAAAAAGATACTTCCATTACCATTTGCGACAGCATAATGTTTCTGGGTAAAACATTGGCCAGCACAGGAAACTATTCCTTTCCACTAACCAATGCGGCGGGTTGTGATTCCGTCGTAAATCTGAATTTGAAAATCAACTCCAACTATTATAAACAAAATGTTACAAGATGTGATGGATACGTCTGGGATTTGAATGGTAAAAAGTTTGACACTTCCGGAATGTATTCAGAAAAATATACAAACAGCTCAGGTTGTGATTCTATTTATCATTTGGAATTAACCATCCATCCGAAGTATGAATTCACACAACAGGCAGAAGCATGTAAACAATACCGGTGGCCACTCAACAATCAATTGCTTACAGAATCTGGCCTGTACACCATTCCACTCAAAACCCATCAGGGCTGTGATTCCATTCTCAGTTTGGATCTTAAAATAAATGAAGATTTTGAAAAACGGGATACGGTCATCACAGATACGACCTACACATGGCCCGTCAATGCACAGACCTATGACAAGTCCGGAACGTATCAAGAGTCCTTCCGTTCGACGGTAGGTTGTGATTCGCTCCACTACCTGTATCTGCTCATCAAAAAGAATTACGGAATCTACTATCCGAATGTAATCCACCCAGGTGGGGTGAACAATGGATTTACATTATTCGATGATGGATCGACCATTGCACAGATCACAAAATTATCGATCTACGATCGCTGGGGATCGCAGGTATGGCAACAAGAAAACTTCGCTGCCAATGATCCCTCGCAGGGCTGGGACGGCAGCTTTAAGGGCAAAGCAGTCATTCCGGGCGTATATGTGTGGCATGCACAATTGACCCTGCAGGATGGATCGGTGATCTCCTGGCAGGGAGAGGTGACGGTGGTGAGATAA